A stretch of Miscanthus floridulus cultivar M001 chromosome 13, ASM1932011v1, whole genome shotgun sequence DNA encodes these proteins:
- the LOC136499799 gene encoding uncharacterized protein — protein sequence MYFDGTLNINGAGVGILFITLTKDKLHYILRIHFPASNNATEYEACLHGLCIAIALGVKCLMVYGDSALVINQLNKDWSSSSEKMDAYCAKIRKLEGKFYGIEYHHMVQDQNQPAD from the coding sequence atgtactttgatggcacccttaacatcaacggtgccggtgtgggcattctgttcattacgctgaCTAAGGATAAGCTACATTACATTCTTCGGATACACTtcccggcctccaacaatgccacggaatatgaagcatgtctccatggtctttgTATAGCCATCGCgcttggcgtcaaatgcctcatggtgtacggaGACTCTGCATTGGTTattaaccagctcaacaaagactggtctagttctagtgagaagatggatgcatactgcgccaaaatcaggaagcttgaagggaagttctacggtatcgagtaccaccacatggtacaaGATCAAAATCAACCAGCCGACTAG